The Setaria viridis chromosome 6, Setaria_viridis_v4.0, whole genome shotgun sequence genome includes the window TTATTGGGGAACCTTGCATGGGCCTATATGCAGTCTGAAAATTACGATGAAGCAGAAATGCTCTACAGGTACATCCTGGgttcattcttcttctttttttagatATCATGAATTTTCTCAATGGCATATCGTGAATGGACCTATAAACACTCCACAATACTAAGAGCATGCGTGGCCATACTCGCATGTGTGCGTGTGGTGTGCTGCGTGCACCTCCCTTATATCTCAAAAGGAAAAACAGACTAATTTTGGATACTACTGACTTGGAACAGGCAAGCTCTTGCTATAGAAGCTGACTACAACAAAGAGTGTAACTTAGCCATCTGTTTGATGAAGACTGGAAAGTTGGCTGAAGCTAAATACCTGCTCCAAGCTATACCTTACAACTGCGATGATGAAAGTCATGTCAAATCTCTTTCCCGGGCTACTGAAATGCTTAGGGACCTTGAGTTGCAATCACTCCCTTCTCCCATAACTCAGATGAAGTCCAAAGAATCGCGGATTTTGCTTGCTACTGATGTGGAGATACTTGAAGATCCACAGCCACAAACTCTATCAACTCCTTTGAGTCAACTGAAATATAAAGAACCACATATTTCAGTTTCAGCAAATGCAGAGCAACATGAGAAGTGCAGTTCATGGTTTCCATCTCCCATAAGTCAGTTGAAGCGTGAAGAACCACGAATTTTGGTTACTGTTGATGCAGAAAAGAATGAAGGCTGTGCAGAGTTCCAAGATCTTTCTCGACTCTTCAATGATGCTGCTACACCTCATTCAATACTTGAAAAACTTCGGAAGCGGTTAGTTAACGAGGCACCAAAAAGTAGCATTCATGACCAGATTCAGACTCATACTCCAACTGAATGCTTGCCCAACTCTGAGGGAAACCATAAAGCTAGCGAGAATCCTGTGCAAGGGGGCAAGCTATTGACCAAAGGTGTTAGAAAAACGTGGGCTGACATGGTTGATGAGGAGGAGCAACAATTGGGTGAGGACAAGTCATGGACTGACATGGTGGCTAAGGGTGAACATCAATTGCGCAATGACAAGTTAACAGTGGGTGTGGGCACTACTGAGCAAACTGAAAGCAGCAAACATGCAAGTAAGCAGGAGTACAGAACACCACCACCCTCTCAAGGAAGCAGCACCCTCCACAGACCAGTCATAGGTGGTCACCAACAAGGTTTTTCAGCGAATTCATGGAGACGCAGCAATTCCAAAATCTCCATGGATAACAAAGTGAACTGGGATCTTGTCAGGACTGCTCCAACATGGAGCAAGCATAAGGTACAGGATCACAGTGGTCGAGTTTGCCAAAGGCCTAACGCAGCTCATCTCAAGGAGAACACTTCAGGCAGCAAACAAGCACCATGGAGAAGCAGCGCATCTCAGCGTGCGCTTTTTCCTGACTGGAAATCAAAGGGTGAAGGATATGGCCATGGTTATGTGCCGTTTGGTGATAATGAGCACTCTCAGGGTTCTAGTCGCACCGAGGCCACTCATCGCTGGCATAATAATGCGGCAGGTACAGTGTCATGGAGGCCACAGAACCGTCTGCGGGTCTTC containing:
- the LOC117859726 gene encoding uncharacterized protein; translation: MPSGGRRLPPWTSPRSAGAPRWSPAAGTPGAGAGCGPGSGYGTPPVSAGGCFGTRVTPPTSGGGGGAARVTPPSTGGCSSRPPRPPPSLDSPYVRAKQAQVIEKDPNKAVPLFWAAINSGDRIESALKDMANVLKQANRAEEAIEAIRSFRDRCPYEAQDSLDNILLDLYKKCGRTEEQIEMLTIKLRVVDEELASGRWKTKLSKSHGRVVYLSLRDEKARLLGNLAWAYMQSENYDEAEMLYRQALAIEADYNKECNLAICLMKTGKLAEAKYLLQAIPYNCDDESHVKSLSRATEMLRDLELQSLPSPITQMKSKESRILLATDVEILEDPQPQTLSTPLSQLKYKEPHISVSANAEQHEKCSSWFPSPISQLKREEPRILVTVDAEKNEGCAEFQDLSRLFNDAATPHSILEKLRKRLVNEAPKSSIHDQIQTHTPTECLPNSEGNHKASENPVQGGKLLTKGVRKTWADMVDEEEQQLGEDKSWTDMVAKGEHQLRNDKLTVGVGTTEQTESSKHASKQEYRTPPPSQGSSTLHRPVIGGHQQGFSANSWRRSNSKISMDNKVNWDLVRTAPTWSKHKVQDHSGRVCQRPNAAHLKENTSGSKQAPWRSSASQRALFPDWKSKGEGYGHGYVPFGDNEHSQGSSRTEATHRWHNNAAGTVSWRPQNRLRVFQEITNEINQNVV